The following proteins come from a genomic window of Montipora capricornis isolate CH-2021 chromosome 9, ASM3666992v2, whole genome shotgun sequence:
- the LOC138016872 gene encoding uncharacterized protein isoform X1 produces the protein MQDISSSKIPSMMELQKLKEWKKSLLSIPQLMDEALVKEFLLGVGYSQTDVRKYKTLRAWQHKQGIHSVKVCSLPRYPTMWALRGCCNPSFSTDPEETKIVYIVLEKDTSKPVYAYCSCTVGLRGDCSHAGALLFVLCDIVSQGKTTLPADPACTELPCSWSNPKGTSVDPIRIEQIHFYKSRFGEQPPAKKFRATPTVSEQFFGVSRNDVSEETVKQLKQNLKMAILAANNDKSMPPVYYLLKRKFMESECTFAETHELPKELDEDDPRMLPSYATDVEATPSVKISSDNVSLPQIMSAPCQKTPEENTTLLPVISPAEQCKSSKESRVPLVPVTLLCENGTFDEGNRFQAPITYPVQIPSIPPLSDSAFEFYNNNVKVSIQHCWEIEKETRPQSSSELWFKQRKLRLTASNFGNIIKRKKADVSKLVNRLSTTCDSLSHLKAIRFGKENEDVASQLYMQYQNSHGSPGTKIFHCGLVINPHFPWLGASPDRLVYDPNARPSTGGLEVKCIESAQGMTPFEAFKSKQTPKEGKKKSFCLKMKDGHLQLNENHNYFYQVQGQEGVSGIKWFDFALLTDPRLGLNGLFVQRIHFEKNKWESEWLPKLTDFYFNHLLPVIIKDNSSL, from the exons ATGCAGGATATCTCCTCTTCCAAGATACCTTCGATGATGGAGCTCCAGAAGCTAAAAGAATGGAAGAAAAGCTTGCTATCTATCCCGCAGCTAATGGATGAGGCTCTTGTTAAGGAATTTTTGCTTGGGGTTGGTTACAGCCAAACTGATGTGAGAAAGTACAAGACCCTTCGAGCTTGGCAGCACAAACAGGGAATTCACTCAGTTAA GGTTTGTTCTTTGCCAAGATATCCTACCATGTGGGCCTTAAGGGGATGCTGCAATCCATCGTTTTCCACTGACCCAGAGGAAACAAAGATTGTGTATATAGTGCTTGAGAAAGATACCAGCAAGCCTGTTTATGCTTACTGTTCTTGCACTGTCGG ATTACGAGGTGACTGCAGCCATGCTGGTGCTCTGTTATTTGTACTTTGTGACATTGTTTCTCAAGGTAAAACCACCTTGCCAGCAGATCCAGCCTGCACAGAACTACCTTGTAGCTGGTCAAATCCTAAAG gTACCTCTGTTGATCCAATAAGGATTGAACAAATACATTTTTATAAATCAAGATTTGGTGAGCAGCCTCCAGCAAAGAAATTCAGAGCAACCCCGACAGTCTCAGAACAATTTTTTGGAGTTTCACGAAATGATGTAAGTGAAGAGACtgttaaacaattgaaacagaACTTAAAAATGGCCATACTTGCTGCCAACAATGACAAGTCCATGCCACCTGTTTATTATCTACTAAAGCGCAAGTTCATGGAATCTGAATGCACATTTGCTGAAACCCATGAGCTACCAAAAGAGCTGGATGAGGATGATCCCAGAATGCTACCCAGTTATGCTACTGATGTTGAAGCCACTCCTTCTGTGAAAATATCCTCTGACAATGTTTCTCTCCCACAGATCATGTCAGCTCCATGTCAGAAAACACCCGAGGAGAACACAACTCTATTGCCTGTGATTTCTCCAGCTGAACAGTGTAAATCTTCCAAAGAAAGTCGTGTTCCCTTGGTTCCTGTTACATTATTATGTGAAAACGGCACATTTGATGAAGGAAATAGGTTTCAAGCCCCGATTACCTATCCAGTTCAAATTCCTTCAATACCTCCCCTGAGTGACAGTGCTTTTGAGTTCTACAATAACAATGTCAAGGTTTCAATTCAGCATTGCtgggaaatcgaaaaagaaactCGGCCTCAATCTTCTAGTGAGCTTtggtttaaacaaagaaaactcagATTGACAGCGTCTAATTTTGGAAACATAATTAAACGTAAAAAGGCAGATGTGTCAAAACTTGTAAACCGCTTATCTACCACTTGTGATTCTTTGTCTCACTTGAAGGCTATTAGATTtggcaaagaaaatgaagatgTGGCTTCTCAGCTCTACATGCAATATCAAAATTCACATGGTTCTCCTGGAACTAAGATTTTTCACTGCGGCCTTGTAATTAATCCACACTTTCCATGGTTGGGAGCTTCTCCAGACAGGCTAGTTTATGATCCCAATGCTAGGCCATCAACTGGTGGTTTGGAAGTGAAATGCATTGAATCTGCGCAGGGGATGACACCATTTGAAGCATTTAAAAGTAAGCAAACTCCAAAAGAAGGCAAAAAGAAATCTTTCTGCCTGAAAATGAAAGATGGCCATCTGCAGCTGAATGAAAATCACAATTACTTTTACCAGGTCCAGGGTCAAGAAGGAGTATCAGGAATAAAATGgtttgattttgctttgttgaCAGATCCTCGCCTTGGCTTAAATGGATTGTTTGTACAAAGAATtcactttgaaaaaaacaaatgggAGTCTGAGTGGCTGCCAAAGCTTACAGATTTTTATTTCAACCACCTCCTGCCTGTTATTATCAAAGATAATTCTTCCTTGTAG
- the LOC138016872 gene encoding uncharacterized protein isoform X2: MQDISSSKIPSMMELQKLKEWKKSLLSIPQLMDEALVKEFLLGVGYSQTDVRKYKTLRAWQHKQGIHSVKVCSLPRYPTMWALRGCCNPSFSTDPEETKIVYIVLEKDTSKPVYAYCSCTVGLRGDCSHAGALLFVLCDIVSQGKTTLPADPACTELPCSWSNPKGTSVDPIRIEQIHFYKSRFGEQPPAKKFRATPTVSEQFFGVSRNDIMSAPCQKTPEENTTLLPVISPAEQCKSSKESRVPLVPVTLLCENGTFDEGNRFQAPITYPVQIPSIPPLSDSAFEFYNNNVKVSIQHCWEIEKETRPQSSSELWFKQRKLRLTASNFGNIIKRKKADVSKLVNRLSTTCDSLSHLKAIRFGKENEDVASQLYMQYQNSHGSPGTKIFHCGLVINPHFPWLGASPDRLVYDPNARPSTGGLEVKCIESAQGMTPFEAFKSKQTPKEGKKKSFCLKMKDGHLQLNENHNYFYQVQGQEGVSGIKWFDFALLTDPRLGLNGLFVQRIHFEKNKWESEWLPKLTDFYFNHLLPVIIKDNSSL, from the exons ATGCAGGATATCTCCTCTTCCAAGATACCTTCGATGATGGAGCTCCAGAAGCTAAAAGAATGGAAGAAAAGCTTGCTATCTATCCCGCAGCTAATGGATGAGGCTCTTGTTAAGGAATTTTTGCTTGGGGTTGGTTACAGCCAAACTGATGTGAGAAAGTACAAGACCCTTCGAGCTTGGCAGCACAAACAGGGAATTCACTCAGTTAA GGTTTGTTCTTTGCCAAGATATCCTACCATGTGGGCCTTAAGGGGATGCTGCAATCCATCGTTTTCCACTGACCCAGAGGAAACAAAGATTGTGTATATAGTGCTTGAGAAAGATACCAGCAAGCCTGTTTATGCTTACTGTTCTTGCACTGTCGG ATTACGAGGTGACTGCAGCCATGCTGGTGCTCTGTTATTTGTACTTTGTGACATTGTTTCTCAAGGTAAAACCACCTTGCCAGCAGATCCAGCCTGCACAGAACTACCTTGTAGCTGGTCAAATCCTAAAG gTACCTCTGTTGATCCAATAAGGATTGAACAAATACATTTTTATAAATCAAGATTTGGTGAGCAGCCTCCAGCAAAGAAATTCAGAGCAACCCCGACAGTCTCAGAACAATTTTTTGGAGTTTCACGAAATGAT ATCATGTCAGCTCCATGTCAGAAAACACCCGAGGAGAACACAACTCTATTGCCTGTGATTTCTCCAGCTGAACAGTGTAAATCTTCCAAAGAAAGTCGTGTTCCCTTGGTTCCTGTTACATTATTATGTGAAAACGGCACATTTGATGAAGGAAATAGGTTTCAAGCCCCGATTACCTATCCAGTTCAAATTCCTTCAATACCTCCCCTGAGTGACAGTGCTTTTGAGTTCTACAATAACAATGTCAAGGTTTCAATTCAGCATTGCtgggaaatcgaaaaagaaactCGGCCTCAATCTTCTAGTGAGCTTtggtttaaacaaagaaaactcagATTGACAGCGTCTAATTTTGGAAACATAATTAAACGTAAAAAGGCAGATGTGTCAAAACTTGTAAACCGCTTATCTACCACTTGTGATTCTTTGTCTCACTTGAAGGCTATTAGATTtggcaaagaaaatgaagatgTGGCTTCTCAGCTCTACATGCAATATCAAAATTCACATGGTTCTCCTGGAACTAAGATTTTTCACTGCGGCCTTGTAATTAATCCACACTTTCCATGGTTGGGAGCTTCTCCAGACAGGCTAGTTTATGATCCCAATGCTAGGCCATCAACTGGTGGTTTGGAAGTGAAATGCATTGAATCTGCGCAGGGGATGACACCATTTGAAGCATTTAAAAGTAAGCAAACTCCAAAAGAAGGCAAAAAGAAATCTTTCTGCCTGAAAATGAAAGATGGCCATCTGCAGCTGAATGAAAATCACAATTACTTTTACCAGGTCCAGGGTCAAGAAGGAGTATCAGGAATAAAATGgtttgattttgctttgttgaCAGATCCTCGCCTTGGCTTAAATGGATTGTTTGTACAAAGAATtcactttgaaaaaaacaaatgggAGTCTGAGTGGCTGCCAAAGCTTACAGATTTTTATTTCAACCACCTCCTGCCTGTTATTATCAAAGATAATTCTTCCTTGTAG
- the LOC138016873 gene encoding uncharacterized protein — protein MLRALGGKQNFFIWFRVTALRMNMGKNDFCCAPGCSNTRKMRGDLQFYRIPKDINRRKVWLKRIRRKNFSPTDNTRLCSVHFFGGQKSDEIDSVSYSPSIFKHSHVKPKLTRSTKNSLAATRVSNAPPHVRRKSPKPHAETAKGRPKPEVCTPENHKVWSQCLPADHPLKEHDYCKGQVDLQSMNMEQSVVNELLEVHCRIKELEEENENLRSKCLLLEQVRLDDRKFQFWTGFPNYETFTALFHYLEGVGAIARMRHWRGSEMCSKDPYPKKAARIAKMTPEEELFMVLVRLRVGLTVTDLSLRFGISESSVSKIFTSWINLLFFHLKDLCEMPESEMDGKAKQFSKFPCLKVIIDCTEIFTQKPSCLQANKEIYSNYKGHTTFKFLVGIDPHGAIVYVSQAWGGRTSDKHITANSPGLTTKLNRGDELMADRGFAVHDLFADMGVKVTIPDFKGQGRSQLNKMEGKGSEKIAEARIHVERAIQRIKTFHILDNEVRLCMAHLAEQIFTVCSYLINFQSPILRQ, from the exons ATGCTTCGCGCCTTGGGGGGTAAACAgaactttttcatttggtttcgtGTTACAGCGCTGCGTATGAACATGGGGAAAAATGATTTCTGTTGCGCCCCTGGTTGTTCTAATACTAGAAAAATGAGAGGAGATTTGCAGTTTTATCGTATTCCAAAGGATATTAACCGAAGAAAGGTTTGGTTGAAGAGAATCCGTAGAAAGAACTTCTCGCCGACTGACAACACGCGGCTCTgctccgtgcatttctttggagGTCAGAAATCTGATGAAATTGACAGTGTATCCTACAGTCCTTCCATTTTTAAACACAGCCATGTGAAACCGAAGCTTACAAGGTCAACAAAAAACAGCTTAGCGGCGACCAGAGTGTCAAATGCACCCCCACATGTCCGAAGGAAAAGTCCAAAACCG CATGCGGAAACTGCAAAAGGGCGTCCCAAACCAGAGGTTTGTACTCCAGAAAATCATAAAGTGTGGAGTCAGTGTTTACCAGCAGACCATCCCTTAAAAGAGCATGATTATTGCAAGGGCCAGGTAGATTTGCAGTCAATGAATATGGAACAATCCGTAGTCAATGAACTGCTTGAGGTGCACTGCAGAATAAAAGAACTTGAagaggaaaatgaaaatctCCGTTCAAAATGCCTTCTTCTAGAACAAGTAAGACTTGATGACAGGAAATTCCAATTTTGGACTGGGTTCCCCAACTATGAAACCTTTACAGCTTTGTTTCACTACCTGGAAGGTGTTGGAGCCATAGCAAGAATGAGACACTGGAGAGGTAGTGAAATGTGTTCAAAGGATCCTTACCCAAAGAAAGCAGCTAGAATAGCCAAGATGACTCCAGAAGAGGAACTATTCATGGTTCTTGTACGATTAAGGGTAGGACTGACCGTAACTGACTTGTCATTAAGGTTTGGAATAAGCGAGTCTAGTGTCAGCAAGATCTTTACCTCATGGATTAATCTGCTGTTCTTTCATTTAAAAGATTTGTGTGAAATGCCAGAGAGTGAAATGGATGGAAAGGCAAAGCAGTTTTCCAAATTCCCATGCTTGAAAGTAATCATTGATTGTACAGAAATTTTTACTCAAAAGCCTTCGTGCCTACAAGCGAACAAAGAAATCTACTCCAATTACAAAGGTCACACAACCTTTAAATTCCTTGTTGGAATAGACCCCCATGGAGCTATTGTGTATGTCTCACAAGCTTGGGGTGGGAGGACATCTGATAAACATATCACTGCCAACTCCCCTGGTTTAACTACAAAATTGAACAGGGGTGATGAACTTATGGCAGATAGAGGATTTGCTGTACATGACCTGTTTGCTGATATGGGCGTGAAAGTGACCATTCCAGATTTCAAAGGGCAAGGAAGATCTCAACTAAACAAAATGGAAGGAAAAGGATCAGAAAAAATTGCAGAAGCAAGAATTCATGTTGAAAGGGCAATTCAACGAATTAAAACATTTCACATATTAGACAATGAAGTCCGCTTATGCATGGCTCATTTGGCTGAACAAATATTCACAGTCTGTTCTTACTTGATTAATTTTCAAAGCCCAATTTTACGGCAATAA